A portion of the Panthera tigris isolate Pti1 chromosome E1, P.tigris_Pti1_mat1.1, whole genome shotgun sequence genome contains these proteins:
- the LOC122233714 gene encoding LOW QUALITY PROTEIN: polyunsaturated fatty acid (12S)/(13S)-lipoxygenase, epidermal-type-like (The sequence of the model RefSeq protein was modified relative to this genomic sequence to represent the inferred CDS: deleted 2 bases in 1 codon): MSTHLAVVYARKTRGRSPSGPTLRKLPPDTRKHSWVAVHLRFRFRSTCFRREFEVSVPVHLGRLLLAKLRKILLDDAWFCERIRISGSPRGPGTQGEARFPCCRRVRGDQVVCLPEGTARTLSDDHQDFLKAQREQELQERKKVYRWGSRKDGSILPVAGRTQCDLPRNERFLEDKDFDFRVSPAKAPAPGGGWAPAPRDAKQGPFLVSRHRHSFRRLEGLASRVPWTSHSQLK; the protein is encoded by the exons ATGTCGACTCATCTGGCTGTGGTTTACGCAAGAAAGACCCGGGGAAGGTCTCCTTCAGGACCCACGCTCCGAAAACTCCCACCCGATACACGAAAACACTCGTGGGTGGCTGTTCATTTACGGTTTCGCTTTAGATCAACGTGTTTCAG ACGGGAGTTCGAGGTCAGCGTCCCCGTGCACCTGGGGCGCCTCCTGCTGGCGAAGCTGCGCAAAATCCTGCTGGATGACGCCTGGTTCTGCGAACGGATC CGGATCTCCGGATCTCCGCGCGGCCCGGGGACCCAGGGCGAGGCCCGCTTCCCCTGCTGCCGCCGGGTGCGGGGCGACCAGGTCGTCTGCCTGCCCGAGGGCACCG CCCGGACCCTGAGCGACGACCACCAGGACTTCCTTAAGGCGCAGCGGGAGCAGGAActccaggagagaaagaaggtgtACCG GTGGGGCTCCCGGAAAGACGGCTCAATCCTGCCGGTGGCCGGGAGGACGCAGTGTGACCTCCCCAGGAACGAGAGATTCCTGGAGGATAAGGATTTCGACTTCAGGGTCTCCCCGGCGAAAGCGCCAGCGCCCGGGGGAGGGTGGGCACCTGCTCCCCGGGACGCAAAGCAGGGGCCCTTCCTGGTCTCCCGGCACCGCCATTCTTTCCGCAGGCTGGAGGGCTTGGCCTCAAGGGTTCCCTGGACCTCACACAGCCAGTTAAAATAG